One segment of Thermincola ferriacetica DNA contains the following:
- a CDS encoding ABC transporter substrate-binding protein, whose protein sequence is MKIRRVLAALMVLMLVMLTVAAAGCAGKSEKAVTGKQSENKEKVLVYGAEFEYDKVNPVLATTNVDNLIFTGLTKFNEKNEVIPDLAESWSISSDGLTYTFKLRKDVKWHDGQPFNAGDVKFTLDTILDPRTNTPVKSEFEQVKEVKVIDDYTVELKLAKPFPPLLDKLSIGIVPKHLLEGKDINSADFNNNPVGTGPFKFKEWQRGKAFTVVANDSFYNGRPKLDKVIFKFLPDPNVRALQLETGEIDLAYLEPDQLERMQKVDRIKVYQVPTADYRVMMYNMKSPLWQDVRVRKAVNYAIDRQAVLDGILKGKGQVAYGPLQLSWANNPNVTKYDYDLNKAKVLLAEAGWKPGPDGILVKNGKKFEFKITCPVTDPVRVSIANALVTELKKIGIAATPEPLDWSVIKIPECEAFILGWGSPFDPDDHTYKLFHSSQIANGGNNHMSYRNPKVDKLLEEARTTVDKNKRKELYGQFQQELANDPPYNFIVYLDALYGVNKNITGIKTRTLGHHGAGFLWNIEEWDKQ, encoded by the coding sequence GTGAAAATAAGAAGAGTGTTGGCCGCACTTATGGTATTAATGCTCGTGATGTTGACTGTTGCGGCTGCCGGATGCGCGGGTAAAAGTGAAAAAGCCGTTACCGGTAAACAGTCGGAAAACAAAGAAAAAGTGTTAGTTTACGGCGCGGAGTTTGAATATGACAAGGTCAATCCGGTACTGGCGACCACTAATGTTGATAACCTGATTTTTACCGGTCTGACCAAATTTAACGAAAAAAATGAAGTGATACCGGATTTAGCTGAGTCATGGAGTATTTCTTCCGATGGTCTTACATATACATTCAAATTGCGTAAAGATGTGAAGTGGCATGACGGACAACCTTTCAATGCCGGTGATGTCAAGTTTACCCTGGACACGATCCTGGACCCCAGAACAAATACTCCTGTGAAGTCTGAATTTGAACAGGTTAAAGAAGTCAAGGTCATAGATGATTATACTGTGGAACTGAAATTGGCCAAACCCTTCCCGCCGCTGCTGGACAAACTTAGTATAGGGATAGTACCAAAGCACCTGCTGGAAGGGAAGGATATTAACTCTGCCGATTTTAACAATAATCCTGTTGGCACAGGTCCCTTTAAATTTAAGGAATGGCAGAGGGGTAAAGCCTTTACGGTGGTAGCCAATGACAGTTTCTACAACGGCAGGCCCAAGTTGGATAAAGTAATCTTCAAGTTTTTGCCTGATCCCAACGTGCGGGCGCTGCAATTGGAAACCGGCGAAATCGACCTGGCCTACCTGGAACCGGACCAGCTTGAAAGAATGCAAAAGGTAGATAGAATTAAAGTTTATCAGGTACCAACCGCCGATTACCGGGTAATGATGTACAACATGAAAAGTCCGTTGTGGCAGGATGTCAGGGTGCGTAAGGCCGTAAATTATGCTATTGACCGCCAGGCCGTGCTTGATGGTATCCTGAAGGGCAAGGGACAGGTCGCGTATGGCCCTCTGCAATTAAGCTGGGCAAATAATCCTAATGTGACAAAGTATGATTACGACCTGAATAAGGCTAAAGTCCTGCTGGCCGAAGCGGGTTGGAAACCGGGGCCGGACGGCATCCTGGTGAAGAACGGTAAAAAGTTTGAGTTTAAAATTACCTGTCCGGTAACAGATCCGGTGAGGGTGAGCATTGCCAATGCCCTGGTTACCGAACTAAAGAAAATCGGTATCGCCGCCACTCCGGAACCGCTGGACTGGAGTGTTATTAAAATCCCAGAGTGTGAAGCATTTATCCTGGGCTGGGGCAGTCCGTTCGACCCCGATGACCATACCTATAAACTATTCCACTCCAGCCAGATTGCCAATGGCGGTAATAACCACATGTCTTACCGCAATCCCAAGGTTGATAAACTTCTTGAAGAAGCGAGGACGACAGTAGATAAAAATAAGCGTAAAGAACTGTACGGGCAGTTCCAGCAGGAACTGGCCAACGACCCACCTTACAACTTTATTGTATATCTGGATGCTCTGTATGGGGTTAATAAAAACATTACCGGAATCAAGACCCGTACCCTGGGCCATCATGGTGCCGGGTTCCTCTGGAACATCGAGGAGTGGGACAAACAATAA
- a CDS encoding ABC transporter ATP-binding protein, whose protein sequence is MAKNVKEGGLIKESQNITPILEVNGLSTSFLTAIGEIKAVRDVSFSLYKGEVLAVVGESGCGKSVTARSVLRLIEPPGYIKSGQVLLNGVNLLNLSENEMRRIRGAEISMVFQDPMTSFDPVYTVGQQFTEALLAHKRISRYEAKQKALHMLSAVSLREPERVFKSYPFQLSGGMRQRVMIAIALAMDPQVLIADEPTTALDVTVQSGILTELRRLNKETGCAIILITHDLGVVAELADRVAVMYAGRIVETGSVYDIFDHAQHPYTRALLASINPAKEDGWLITIPSQPPDMAGLPPGCSFAGRCPEASGLCVHSEPKLYPETSEHRVSCWHTQSEERKIAGA, encoded by the coding sequence ATGGCCAAAAATGTTAAAGAAGGCGGCTTGATAAAGGAAAGTCAAAATATCACGCCGATTTTAGAGGTAAATGGCCTGAGCACAAGTTTTTTAACGGCGATCGGAGAAATAAAAGCTGTCAGAGATGTTAGTTTTTCTCTCTATAAGGGAGAGGTTTTGGCTGTTGTCGGTGAAAGCGGCTGCGGCAAGAGCGTTACGGCCAGGTCTGTTTTACGGTTAATCGAACCCCCGGGATACATCAAAAGCGGGCAGGTTTTATTGAACGGGGTGAATTTGCTTAACCTGTCGGAAAATGAAATGCGCAGGATAAGGGGCGCTGAAATCAGCATGGTTTTTCAAGACCCTATGACTTCCTTTGACCCGGTATATACTGTAGGACAGCAGTTTACCGAAGCGCTGCTGGCACATAAGAGAATTTCCCGTTATGAAGCAAAACAGAAGGCTTTGCATATGTTATCCGCGGTAAGTCTGCGTGAGCCGGAACGGGTGTTTAAGTCATACCCCTTCCAGTTAAGTGGTGGCATGCGTCAACGGGTGATGATTGCCATTGCCTTGGCCATGGATCCCCAGGTTCTTATCGCCGATGAACCGACAACAGCGCTGGATGTTACAGTACAGTCCGGTATTTTGACTGAATTGCGGCGGTTAAACAAAGAAACCGGGTGTGCCATTATATTGATTACCCATGACCTAGGGGTTGTTGCCGAGTTGGCTGACCGGGTAGCGGTCATGTATGCCGGCCGGATTGTGGAGACTGGCAGTGTATATGACATTTTTGACCATGCCCAACACCCGTATACCAGGGCTTTACTGGCTTCAATCAACCCAGCGAAGGAGGACGGCTGGCTCATAACAATTCCCAGCCAGCCGCCCGACATGGCCGGTTTACCGCCGGGCTGTTCTTTTGCCGGGCGCTGCCCGGAAGCATCCGGCCTGTGTGTGCATAGTGAACCTAAACTATATCCGGAGACTTCGGAACACAGGGTTTCCTGTTGGCATACGCAAAGTGAAGAGAGGAAGATAGCCGGTGCTTGA
- a CDS encoding ABC transporter permease, translating to MSKYKTVTVISFMVLMVMAIMVIGAPLFTAKDPTAVELTKTLKPPGQGNWLGTDEMGRDIWTRLLYGGRVSLLVGVASVAVSTVLGVTYGAVSGYVGEWIDRVLMRIIDALLCLPSMLIMLVIQSMTKPSLTNVVLVIGFTTWMQMSRLVRTEVLSLKEREFVLAAKAAGTPVWKIILRHLVPHCSPTIIVMATVGVGHAILSEASLSFLGLGIPPHQPSWGNMLIGGQNQILAGAWWIPVFPGAMIICTVLAITFASDGLQHMLLPMNVKEGVNKWPKMLKKAA from the coding sequence TTGTCAAAATATAAGACTGTAACAGTTATATCCTTTATGGTATTGATGGTAATGGCGATTATGGTAATCGGAGCCCCTTTATTTACCGCCAAGGATCCTACCGCGGTTGAACTGACAAAAACATTGAAACCGCCCGGACAGGGCAACTGGCTGGGGACCGATGAAATGGGCCGGGATATCTGGACCCGCCTGTTATACGGGGGGAGGGTGTCCCTGCTGGTGGGGGTGGCTTCTGTCGCTGTTTCCACTGTTCTCGGGGTTACGTACGGCGCCGTAAGCGGTTATGTTGGAGAATGGATTGACCGGGTGTTAATGAGGATTATTGATGCCCTGTTATGTTTACCCAGCATGTTGATTATGCTGGTAATCCAGTCTATGACCAAGCCATCCCTGACAAATGTGGTACTGGTAATCGGTTTTACCACCTGGATGCAGATGTCGAGATTGGTCAGGACAGAAGTATTGTCCCTGAAAGAAAGGGAATTTGTCCTGGCTGCCAAAGCCGCCGGTACCCCGGTTTGGAAAATTATCCTCCGCCACTTGGTACCCCATTGTTCGCCAACCATTATAGTTATGGCCACAGTGGGAGTGGGACATGCTATTCTTTCCGAAGCATCGCTCAGTTTCCTGGGCCTTGGTATCCCGCCCCATCAGCCTTCCTGGGGGAATATGCTTATCGGGGGGCAAAACCAGATCCTGGCCGGGGCCTGGTGGATTCCGGTTTTTCCAGGAGCGATGATAATATGCACGGTACTGGCTATCACCTTTGCCAGTGACGGGCTGCAGCACATGCTGTTGCCGATGAATGTAAAGGAAGGTGTCAATAAATGGCCAAAAATGTTAAAGAAGGCGGCTTGA
- a CDS encoding ABC transporter permease, translating to MGRYIVSRLTESIIVLFIISIVAFGLVHLAPGDPAMALYGDQVQKMRPADWERIRENLGLNRPLPVQYYKWIFNVLKGDMGRSFMTGRDVKTMLLERFPGTLLLSATATVIIIGLTLVVGIYAGMRQYSFFDYASTTVSFILMSVPGFWFAMMLILVFSVGLKWLPSSGMTSIGTKFSIPDVLKHLILPAVVLSFTHLGYYIRLLRGSVAVAKEQDFVTVLKARGIKNSVIVARHILRNAMIPFVTYLGVSISIMLAGSVVTEAIFAWPGLGMLSVEAANNRDYPVLMGTILFSGALVVGGSLVVDLFCAWLDPRIALKTRPESR from the coding sequence ATGGGACGGTATATCGTTTCCAGATTAACCGAGAGTATTATCGTGCTGTTTATCATCAGTATAGTGGCCTTTGGCCTGGTTCACCTGGCTCCCGGTGACCCGGCCATGGCCCTGTACGGGGACCAGGTGCAAAAGATGCGGCCGGCGGACTGGGAGCGGATCAGGGAAAACCTGGGTTTAAACCGGCCGTTGCCTGTCCAGTATTATAAATGGATTTTCAATGTGCTTAAAGGTGACATGGGCCGTTCTTTTATGACCGGCCGGGATGTTAAGACCATGCTATTGGAGCGGTTTCCGGGGACATTGCTGTTAAGCGCCACGGCGACGGTGATTATTATCGGCCTGACCCTGGTTGTCGGGATATATGCCGGTATGCGCCAGTATTCATTTTTTGATTATGCGAGTACAACAGTATCTTTTATCTTGATGTCGGTTCCGGGTTTCTGGTTTGCCATGATGCTGATACTGGTGTTCAGTGTCGGATTAAAATGGCTTCCTTCGTCAGGGATGACCTCTATCGGAACCAAATTCAGTATTCCCGATGTTTTGAAGCATTTAATCCTTCCGGCGGTGGTATTATCCTTTACCCATCTGGGCTACTATATCAGACTTTTAAGGGGCAGTGTGGCCGTTGCCAAAGAACAGGATTTTGTTACGGTGCTTAAGGCAAGAGGAATCAAAAACAGCGTAATTGTTGCCAGGCATATACTTCGCAATGCCATGATTCCCTTCGTTACCTACCTTGGTGTATCCATTTCCATCATGCTGGCCGGCTCTGTTGTAACAGAAGCAATTTTTGCCTGGCCGGGCCTGGGGATGTTGTCTGTGGAAGCCGCCAATAACAGGGATTACCCGGTTTTAATGGGTACAATCCTGTTCAGCGGCGCCCTGGTTGTAGGAGGCAGCCTTGTGGTCGACCTGTTCTGTGCCTGGCTGGACCCCCGGATTGCCCTGAAAACCAGGCCGGAAAGCAGGTGA
- a CDS encoding ABC transporter substrate-binding protein — protein MKIMKRSLSLILVFVVLVVIAAGCGSQGGKEASKTSVSGKTLIYGAESEFEKINPVLDDSPVDTMIFSGLTKFDENNRPVPDLATSWDISSDNLTYTFHLRKDVKWHDGQPFTANDVKFTIDSILNPKNNSLIKEQFEEIKSVDVIDNYTVKISLKKPFPPILDNLTRGIVPIHILSGKDLNSVDFNSGPIGTGPFKFAEWKKGESFTLQANTGYYGGKPKLDKIVIKFIPDMNVRAIQLETGEIDVALLEPQQLARVEKSEKNKVYLIPTADYRAMMYNFRKPLWQDVKVRQAINYAVNRDNILQGVLLGHGKVAYGPLQLNWANNENVEKYGYNPEKAKALLAEAGWKPGPDGILTKNGQKFSFRLTTFNNDPIRVAIVNALSTELKKIGVEAIPDPRARGTFKWPEVDAFLLGWGSPFDPDDHTYKLFHSSQIENGWNLGAYRDAEIDRLLEEARTTLDENKRKELYGKFQKRLAENPPYNFLVYLDAVWVVNKNVTGIKPKTLGHHGAGFLWNIQEWDKNNGQL, from the coding sequence ATGAAGATTATGAAAAGATCGTTGTCTTTGATTTTAGTGTTTGTTGTTTTGGTGGTAATTGCAGCCGGTTGCGGCAGCCAGGGAGGAAAAGAGGCATCTAAAACATCTGTTTCCGGTAAAACCTTAATATATGGCGCCGAATCGGAATTTGAAAAAATTAATCCCGTTTTGGATGACAGCCCGGTCGATACCATGATTTTCAGTGGTTTGACCAAGTTTGACGAAAACAACAGGCCTGTGCCGGATTTGGCTACCAGTTGGGATATTTCTTCCGATAATTTGACTTACACCTTTCACTTGAGGAAGGATGTCAAATGGCATGACGGCCAGCCTTTTACCGCAAACGATGTCAAGTTTACCATTGACAGTATCCTGAACCCAAAGAACAATTCTCTTATTAAAGAGCAGTTTGAAGAAATCAAGAGTGTGGACGTGATAGACAATTATACTGTGAAAATTTCGCTGAAAAAACCGTTTCCGCCTATCCTGGACAACCTTACGCGGGGGATAGTGCCAATCCACATTCTGTCCGGAAAGGATTTAAACAGTGTTGATTTTAATTCCGGTCCCATAGGAACCGGCCCCTTTAAGTTTGCGGAGTGGAAAAAAGGGGAGAGTTTTACACTACAGGCCAATACCGGTTATTATGGGGGAAAACCCAAGCTTGACAAAATTGTCATTAAATTTATTCCCGATATGAATGTGCGGGCGATACAGCTAGAGACCGGCGAAATTGATGTGGCTTTGCTAGAACCCCAGCAGTTAGCCCGGGTTGAAAAAAGCGAAAAAAACAAAGTTTATCTGATCCCCACGGCTGACTACAGGGCAATGATGTACAACTTCCGCAAACCCCTCTGGCAAGATGTAAAAGTTCGCCAAGCCATCAATTACGCTGTGAACAGGGACAATATCCTGCAAGGAGTATTGCTGGGTCACGGTAAGGTGGCATATGGACCTCTGCAGTTAAATTGGGCCAATAACGAGAATGTGGAAAAATACGGGTATAACCCGGAGAAAGCCAAAGCATTACTGGCTGAAGCCGGCTGGAAACCGGGACCGGACGGGATTTTGACAAAAAACGGGCAGAAATTTTCTTTCCGTTTGACTACTTTTAATAATGACCCCATCAGGGTTGCTATTGTCAATGCTTTAAGCACTGAATTGAAAAAGATTGGGGTCGAGGCCATTCCTGATCCCAGGGCCAGGGGGACCTTTAAGTGGCCGGAAGTGGATGCATTCCTGCTAGGTTGGGGAAGTCCCTTTGACCCTGATGACCATACATATAAGCTGTTCCACAGCAGCCAGATTGAAAACGGCTGGAACCTGGGCGCTTACAGGGATGCGGAAATTGACAGGTTGCTGGAAGAAGCCAGGACTACCCTGGACGAAAACAAGCGAAAAGAATTGTACGGCAAGTTCCAAAAGCGTTTGGCTGAAAACCCGCCCTATAACTTTTTGGTCTATCTGGATGCCGTGTGGGTAGTGAATAAAAATGTTACGGGCATAAAACCTAAAACCCTGGGCCATCATGGGGCCGGGTTCCTTTGGAACATCCAGGAGTGGGACAAAAATAACGGGCAACTATAA